In Sphingobacterium sp. SRCM116780, the genomic stretch ATCTATGATCTATAAAAAATTAGGTATTAGTCCTGAGGAAGCATTAAATGGGACAACAGTTCTGAATACTTTATTATTAAGTAAAGGTGTCCAAATCTTACGCGTACATGATGTAAAAGAAGCGAAACAGATTGTTGATTTATTATTTCAATAATTCTGTTAAATCGGCTATATAAAAACAAGAGCGGGATTAATGATCATTAATCTCGCTCTTGTTTTTATATCTTCCCTATAATACTTCCATCAATTTTTCAAATGTCATCCCTCTTGACCCTTTCAGTAATATCGTTGAATCTTTAATCGGATGGTTAGATAATGCCGATTTAGCATCTGCAGTTGTTTCATAAAATTCTGTATCTGCATATCGTTGTTCATAAAATGCATGACCAACAAAGATTAATCGAGCTCCAAAAATAGATTTTGCATTTTCCACAACCTTTTTATGCTCTTCAAAAGATTCTGCTCCTAATTCAAACATATCTCCCAAAATCACAACTTTATGTTTTGCTTCAATTATTCGAATATTATCTAAAGCAGCTTCCATACTTGTTGCATTAGCATTATAGTAATCACAGATAACCGTATTGTGAGCTGTTTTCGTGATTTGAGAACGATTATTGGTCGGTTTGTATTCCGAAATAGCATCATTAATCAACTCCAAAGACACATTAAAATAATTACCAACGGCAATAGCTGCCAAAAAGTTCTCCGTATTATAAGAACCCGTTAATTGCGTATCAGCATGAAACTGTTTATCCAATTGTTGCAAATGCCACTCGATTTGTAATAATGGGTTTGCTTTAATCAGTGTTCCAATAATATCATTTGATGCTGAAAAACCATACGTGATTACTTCTTTTATCATCCGTTGTCCCGCCATCTCTTTCAAATGTTGATTATCCGATTGCAAAAACAGCGTTCCCTGATTTTCCTGTAGCCAATCATAAAGCTCTCCTTTTGTTTTCTTTACACCCTCAAATGATCCAAATCCTTCTAAATGTGCTTTACCTACATTAGAAATCAAACCGTGAGTTGGCTCAGCAAGCTTACATAGAAAATCGATTTCACCCACATGATTCGCTCCCATTTCAATGATTGCAATTTCAATATCTTGATGAATCGACAGTAATGTTAATGGAACGCCAATGTGATTATTCAGATTCCCTTTGGTCGCATACGTTTTATATTTCTTAGCCAATACAGCATTCAATAGTTCTTTAGTAGTCGTTTTGCCATTCGTCCCTGTAACGCCAATAAAAGGAATATTCAGCTGTTTACGATGATGGTGTGCTAGGACTTGAAGTGTAGTCAACACATCTTGAACCAATACAAATCGTTCATCTTTTTGATACTGTTCTTCATCGATGACGACATATTGAGCACCCATGGATAAGGCTTGCTCTGCAAATTCATTCCCATTAAAATTTGCCCCTTTTAAAGCAAAGAAAATCGAATTTGGTAAAATATTGCGTGTATCTGTTGATATAACAGGATATTGCTTAAAAATGCTATATAATGCTTCTAATTCCATTATTAAACTCTTACTTGAATACTTTGATGATTTCAATCGTTAAACAAAGATAGTTATTTAGAGAACGATTACTCACTACAAAAGTTTGATTTTGGATTTAGGTTTAAACGAAATACCATTTTCTAAAATAACAATATAAGACTAAACATTATATCAAAATACGATGACGAGTATGATCGTTAGATAAGAAAGAGCCACAGTAATAAACTAATATAGAATCTTTGTTAAAGCGTTCTGTCTAAAAAATCCTTTATTTTATCCATCATCGGATCAAACCAAGGGTTAAAAAGCCAAAAGGTATGTGGCGTATCATCAAAAACGAAGAATTCAGAATGGATTCCAAAATCATTCATTTTTTTCATCATATCCGCT encodes the following:
- a CDS encoding UDP-N-acetylmuramoyl-tripeptide--D-alanyl-D-alanine ligase, which produces MELEALYSIFKQYPVISTDTRNILPNSIFFALKGANFNGNEFAEQALSMGAQYVVIDEEQYQKDERFVLVQDVLTTLQVLAHHHRKQLNIPFIGVTGTNGKTTTKELLNAVLAKKYKTYATKGNLNNHIGVPLTLLSIHQDIEIAIIEMGANHVGEIDFLCKLAEPTHGLISNVGKAHLEGFGSFEGVKKTKGELYDWLQENQGTLFLQSDNQHLKEMAGQRMIKEVITYGFSASNDIIGTLIKANPLLQIEWHLQQLDKQFHADTQLTGSYNTENFLAAIAVGNYFNVSLELINDAISEYKPTNNRSQITKTAHNTVICDYYNANATSMEAALDNIRIIEAKHKVVILGDMFELGAESFEEHKKVVENAKSIFGARLIFVGHAFYEQRYADTEFYETTADAKSALSNHPIKDSTILLKGSRGMTFEKLMEVL